Below is a genomic region from Actinomycetota bacterium.
GGAGAAAGGTCCACCGAGCGGCAGTTTGCAGGCGTCTCGAGGGATGGCAACACCGATTAGTTCAGCCGCAAGGACAACGTTGCCGCAGCCTGTTTGGACAAGGAGGGGAGAGATTAGGTGAGCGCGTTCGGGTTACAAAAATCCCGCTTCGTCAAGCCGAACATCGAGAAGATGGAGGCGAAGAAGGACGTCAACGGCCTTGCTCAGGCATTGAAGAACGAAAACGTTAACCTGCGTATAAATGCCGCTCTTGCGCTGGGCAAACTCAAGAGGGCACGGGCCGTCGCCCCGCTCATCGAAGCTCTCAGGGATGAGGACGAGGACGTTCGCTGGGGTGCGGCATGGGCCCTCGGCGAGATAGGCAAACCGGCGGCCCGTCCCCTGATCCAGGTACTCAATGACGAGGACAGCGACGTGCGCTGGAAGGCCGCCTGGGCCCTTGAGAAGATTGGGAAGCCTGTGGTGGAGTCGTTGATCCAGGCCCTCAAGGTGGAGTCGGGGGAGGCAAAGGCCAAGGTGGCCCTGGTGCTGGGGGCAATCGGGGATATCAGGGCGGTGCGGCCTTTGGTTCAGGCCTTGCGTGACGAGGACGAAAACGTGCGTTGGGGGGCGGCCTGGGCCCTGGAGAAGATAGGGGGCGCCGCGGCCAAGTCACTGACCAAGTCGCTGGAAGACGGCAACGCGGAGACGCGCAGGGATGCGGCCATCGCCCTCGGGGTCATCCGCGACGAGACCGCGGTGGAACCGCTGCTCGTCACCATGAAGGACACGGACGCCGAGGTGAGGCGGGAGTCCGCTGCGGCGCTGATCAATATCGGAAACAAGAAGGCTATCTCCACCCTCAAGCGGCTGCTCTCGGACGAGAACGAGGACGTGCGCAGGCTGTCCGCCGCGGTCCTCGGGAGTCTGGGCTGGCAACCGGACGAGGAGACGGACAAGCTCCAGTTCTATATCGCCAACCGGGAGTGGCAGGAAGTGGTGAACCTGGGTAGCGAGTCCGTACTGCCCATGCTCAAAGCGCTGAAGAACGAGAACTGGGACGTGCGCAGGCAGGTGGCCCTCGCCCTCAAGGACAAGGGCGACCCCTTGGTCAGGGCTCTGGCGGACGCCCTGGACGAAGAGGACGAGGACATCCGCCGCGAGGCGGCCCTGGTCTTTAAGGAACTCGGAGACGAGTCCACCCTGGATGAGTTGCTGGAGGCCATGGGAAACCGGGACTGGTTCGTTCGCCGCAGCGTGGCCCTTACCCTGGGTGAGATCGGGAGTGATAAAGCCATCGGCCCCCTCATCGTCGCCCTCAAGGACGAGGACGAGGACGTGCGCCGCGTGGCTGCCTGGGCCCTCGGCAGGCTGGGGGAGATAGCGGTGGATCCGCTCCTGGAGGCACTCATCTCCGACGATACGGGAATGCGTCGCGGTTCCGCGTGGGCCCTCGGAGTGATCGGGGACGCGCGAGCCTGCGACAGCCTCATCGCTGCCCTCAAGGACAAGGACGAGGACGTAAGGCGCGGTGCGGCCTGGGCCCTGGTCGAGATAGGAGTGGAGGCTACCGGCCCGCTCAACACGGCCCTGGCCGACGAGGAGATCCAGGAACAGGTGGAAGCGATCCTGCAGAACCTGGGCGTCAAGCTAGAGGCAGAGGTTGCAGCGGAGGAGATTCCCGGGGAGGAGCTGTTGGTCCAGGGGGCGGAATTCGCGGAGGAGCCTTCGGTAGCCTGCGAACCCGTGGCGGAGGCGCAACTGCAGGCCACGCCGTCCACCTCCGAGGTGCTCGAGAAGATGGGTTGGGCACCCGAGAGCTGCGAGGAACCCGAGGCCGAAGCGGAGAAAGTCGAGGACCTCATCGCCAACCGGCAATGGGACCGCCTGACGGAACTCGGCGACGAGGCCGTGGGCTCACTTATCCTGGTCCTCGAAGACGAGGATGCGGAAGTGAGGGGACGGGCCGCCTGGTCCCTGGGTGTGATCGGAAACGTAAAGGCGATCAAGCCGTTGATCCGGAGGCTGGCGGACGAGGATAGAGATGTGAGGGTCAAGTCCGCCGGAGGCCTCAAGAAGATCGGCAGCGCAGCGGTGGACCCCTTGATCGATACGCTGACCTCCGAGGACCCCGAGCTGCGCAAGGAAGCGGCAAGGGTGTTGGGAGAGATCCGGGACATCCGGGCCATCGCTCCGCTCATCAGGACGCTCAAGGACGATGACGAGAAGGTTCGCGGCAGGGCGGCCAATGCACTGGAGAAGATCGGCAAGCCGGCTGTCGAGTCCCTACAGGAAGCTATACACGACGAGGATCCGAGCGTGAAGCAATTGGCGTCGTCGATATTGACCAGGCTGGGATGGAAGCCTTCGGAGATGGAGAAACCGGTGGAGGAACTGCCGCCGTTGCCCGAGATCCCCATGGTGGAGGAAGAGGTCCCGGTCGCGGAGATGGCCGCGGTCGCCGCNNNNNNNNNNNNNNNNNNNNNNNNNNNNNNNNNNNNNNNNNNNNNNNNNNNNNNNNNNNNNNNNNNNNNNNNNNNNNNNNNNNNNNNNNNNNNNNNNNNNCGATATTGACCAGGCTGGGATGGAAGCCTTCGGAGATGGAGAAACCGGTGGAGGAACTGCCGCCGTTGCCCGAGATCCCCATGGTGGAGGAAGAGGTCCCGGTCGCGGAGATGGCCGCGGTCGCCGCGGAGCCGGAGGCGGAGAAGGCCGAGACCGGCAGGGCACGCCAGCTCATCGCGGAGGCGAAATGGGAACAGGTGGTCACTCTCGGTGCGGATGCCCTGGAACCTTTGCTGGCGGCCCTTGGGAAGGACGATCCCGACATGCGCCG
It encodes:
- a CDS encoding HEAT repeat domain-containing protein; the protein is MSAFGLQKSRFVKPNIEKMEAKKDVNGLAQALKNENVNLRINAALALGKLKRARAVAPLIEALRDEDEDVRWGAAWALGEIGKPAARPLIQVLNDEDSDVRWKAAWALEKIGKPVVESLIQALKVESGEAKAKVALVLGAIGDIRAVRPLVQALRDEDENVRWGAAWALEKIGGAAAKSLTKSLEDGNAETRRDAAIALGVIRDETAVEPLLVTMKDTDAEVRRESAAALINIGNKKAISTLKRLLSDENEDVRRLSAAVLGSLGWQPDEETDKLQFYIANREWQEVVNLGSESVLPMLKALKNENWDVRRQVALALKDKGDPLVRALADALDEEDEDIRREAALVFKELGDESTLDELLEAMGNRDWFVRRSVALTLGEIGSDKAIGPLIVALKDEDEDVRRVAAWALGRLGEIAVDPLLEALISDDTGMRRGSAWALGVIGDARACDSLIAALKDKDEDVRRGAAWALVEIGVEATGPLNTALADEEIQEQVEAILQNLGVKLEAEVAAEEIPGEELLVQGAEFAEEPSVACEPVAEAQLQATPSTSEVLEKMGWAPESCEEPEAEAEKVEDLIANRQWDRLTELGDEAVGSLILVLEDEDAEVRGRAAWSLGVIGNVKAIKPLIRRLADEDRDVRVKSAGGLKKIGSAAVDPLIDTLTSEDPELRKEAARVLGEIRDIRAIAPLIRTLKDDDEKVRGRAANALEKIGKPAVESLQEAIHDEDPSVKQLASSILTRLGWKPSEMEKPVEELPPLPEIPMVEEEVPVAEMAAVAA